One Maylandia zebra isolate NMK-2024a unplaced genomic scaffold, Mzebra_GT3a scaffold02, whole genome shotgun sequence DNA window includes the following coding sequences:
- the LOC143415729 gene encoding uncharacterized protein LOC143415729 isoform X2, with protein MSSFSVVEFVDEVDSDGCKKVDIIPSEWFHDAERKLCWWPPASLVNVTKAVKEGTPPTSNWILCNVRVMGNAATYANARAKLHQAEYSSDLTDNENGIRKRKPSVKLINQLSSHTESSEPSDSDEELPPTPPEQLLQRPSGKNNSVVASPAARSAASPTARSAASPTARSAASPTARSAASPTCEAMFSKVLAILEEVKETQLVHSKMLNALLKQKNGSVTEVPEGVVLPLKTQDDVEALNGKLEDSSLMSAVVAMVADIGGTSVDDATRRMMKFLISPELAVEYNLLGRHGKKKFRDLRLFNVVYEALKKNSLTAKVNLQEAEKALSKWFTGARDRGGLRAARGQNRLTAL; from the exons ATGTCTTCATTCAGTGTGGTCGAGTTTGTGGATGAAGTTGACTCTGATGGCTGCAAGAAGGTAGACATCATTCCATCAGAGTGGTTCCATGACGCAGAGAGAAAATTATGCTGGTGGCCTCCTGCCTCATTGGTGAATGTGACAAAGGCTGTAAAGGAAGGAACACCACCAACCAGCAACTGGATACTCTGCAATGTCCGTGTCATGGGAAATGCAG CAACTTATGCAAATGCCAGGGCAAAGTTGCATCAAGCAGAGTATTCATCAGACTTGACGGACAATGAGAATGgcataagaaaaagaaa GCCAAGTGTTAAACTGATCAATCAACTGAGCAGCCACACTGAATCAAGTGAGCCTTCTGATTCAGATGAAGAACTTCCACCCACGCCTCCAGAACAACTCCTTCAGCGACCCTCTGGAAAAAACAATAGTGTAGTCGCCAGCCCCGCTGCCCGGAGTGCCGCCAGCCCCACTGCCCGGAGTGCCGCCAGCCCCACTGCCCGGAGTGCCGCCAGCCCCACTGCCCGGAGTGCCGCCAGCCCCACTTGTGAAGCCATGTTCTCGAAAGTACTTGCCATTTTAGAGGAAGTGAAGGAGACTCAACTGGTTCATAGCAAGATGTTAAATGCCTTGCTGAAGCAGAAAAACGGTTCAGTTACGGAGGTCCCTGAAGGGGTTGTTTTACCTCTTAAAACCCAAGACGATGTTGAGGCTCTTAATGGAAAACTGGAGGACTCCAGTCTCATGTCTGCTGta GTTGCCATGGTAGCAGATATAGGGGGAACAAGTGTAGATGATGCTACAAGGAGAATGATGAAATTCCTCATATCACCCGAGCTTGCCGTGGAGTACAACTTGCTTGGCCGACATGGGAAGAAAAAGTTCCGAGATTTGCGCCTCTTTAATGTTGTGTATG AGGCACTGAAGAAGAATTCTTTGACTGCAAAAGTCAACCTGCAAGAAGCAGAGAAAGCTCTCTCCAAATGGTTCACTGGAgctagagacagaggaggactgAGGGCTGCTAGGGGACAAAATAGACTAACGGCTCTGTAA
- the LOC143415729 gene encoding uncharacterized protein LOC143415729 isoform X1 encodes MMSSFSVVEFVDEVDSDGCKKVDIIPSEWFHDAERKLCWWPPASLVNVTKAVKEGTPPTSNWILCNVRVMGNAATYANARAKLHQAEYSSDLTDNENGIRKRKPSVKLINQLSSHTESSEPSDSDEELPPTPPEQLLQRPSGKNNSVVASPAARSAASPTARSAASPTARSAASPTARSAASPTCEAMFSKVLAILEEVKETQLVHSKMLNALLKQKNGSVTEVPEGVVLPLKTQDDVEALNGKLEDSSLMSAVVAMVADIGGTSVDDATRRMMKFLISPELAVEYNLLGRHGKKKFRDLRLFNVVYEALKKNSLTAKVNLQEAEKALSKWFTGARDRGGLRAARGQNRLTAL; translated from the exons AT GATGTCTTCATTCAGTGTGGTCGAGTTTGTGGATGAAGTTGACTCTGATGGCTGCAAGAAGGTAGACATCATTCCATCAGAGTGGTTCCATGACGCAGAGAGAAAATTATGCTGGTGGCCTCCTGCCTCATTGGTGAATGTGACAAAGGCTGTAAAGGAAGGAACACCACCAACCAGCAACTGGATACTCTGCAATGTCCGTGTCATGGGAAATGCAG CAACTTATGCAAATGCCAGGGCAAAGTTGCATCAAGCAGAGTATTCATCAGACTTGACGGACAATGAGAATGgcataagaaaaagaaa GCCAAGTGTTAAACTGATCAATCAACTGAGCAGCCACACTGAATCAAGTGAGCCTTCTGATTCAGATGAAGAACTTCCACCCACGCCTCCAGAACAACTCCTTCAGCGACCCTCTGGAAAAAACAATAGTGTAGTCGCCAGCCCCGCTGCCCGGAGTGCCGCCAGCCCCACTGCCCGGAGTGCCGCCAGCCCCACTGCCCGGAGTGCCGCCAGCCCCACTGCCCGGAGTGCCGCCAGCCCCACTTGTGAAGCCATGTTCTCGAAAGTACTTGCCATTTTAGAGGAAGTGAAGGAGACTCAACTGGTTCATAGCAAGATGTTAAATGCCTTGCTGAAGCAGAAAAACGGTTCAGTTACGGAGGTCCCTGAAGGGGTTGTTTTACCTCTTAAAACCCAAGACGATGTTGAGGCTCTTAATGGAAAACTGGAGGACTCCAGTCTCATGTCTGCTGta GTTGCCATGGTAGCAGATATAGGGGGAACAAGTGTAGATGATGCTACAAGGAGAATGATGAAATTCCTCATATCACCCGAGCTTGCCGTGGAGTACAACTTGCTTGGCCGACATGGGAAGAAAAAGTTCCGAGATTTGCGCCTCTTTAATGTTGTGTATG AGGCACTGAAGAAGAATTCTTTGACTGCAAAAGTCAACCTGCAAGAAGCAGAGAAAGCTCTCTCCAAATGGTTCACTGGAgctagagacagaggaggactgAGGGCTGCTAGGGGACAAAATAGACTAACGGCTCTGTAA
- the LOC111501136 gene encoding heat shock 70 kDa protein 12A-like: MKALKVFTEALRYLKEDALKFISENAGGKQFVASDFTWVVTVPAIWDPSAKQFMREAATQAGIVAAGKEDRLVIALEAEAASVWCMKLPADGFETENNSEVTFEQASGTQYIVVDCGGGTIDITVHEVLEGGALKELHKASGNDLGGQTVDKKFKEFLREIFSDSLWDEYEKEHPGELQKMMYDISVLKENDDDVDISCPYNLGEMAKEKQKMEKFFESLRGVSWNQGAIKISKEKVRSFFAESLNGITKSLREILKKGFTIKYILLLGGYAQSLILRQHITNQFGDQCKVLCPSHPQEAIMKGAVMFGRNPALVASRISAFTYGVSLSHRFDASKHRPDKRYTNKEGEWCDGIFCVLVKENEEVGWDKTCEHSFTPVERDQTAVIFAFYRTERNIQGLMYVDEWGVENIGSIILESPDTARGMDREIKLQIKFGATEMTATAVDVDSGSTVKTELNFMAKSMRSIRNNVWQK, encoded by the exons ATGAAGGCACTGAAGGTGTTCACAGAAGCTCTGAGATACCTGAAGGAGGATGCTCTGAAGTTCATCTCAGAAAATGCTGGTGGGAAGCAGTTCGTAGCCTCTGACTTCACCTGGGTGGTGACTGTACCTGCCATCTGGGATCCTTCAGCAAAACAGTTCATGAGAGAAGCTGCGACACAG GCAGGAATTGTGGCCGCAGGCAAGGAAGACAGATTGGTTATTGCACTGGAAGCAGAGGCAGCCTCAGTCTGGTGTATGAAGCTGCCAGCTGATGGTtttgaaacagaaaataacagtGAAGTCACATTCGAACAGGCTTCAGGAACACAATACATTGTGGTGGACTGTGGAG GTGGAACAATTGACATCACTGTTCATGAAGTCCTGGAGGGAGGAGCCCTGAAAGAGCTGCACAAGGCCTCAGGAAATGATCTGGGGGGACAAACTGTGGATAAAAAATTCAAAGAGTTTCTCAGAGAAATCTTCAGTGATAGTTTGTGGGATGAATATGAAAAAGAGCATCCAGGAGAGCTGCAGAAGATGATGTATGATATCTCAGTTTTAAAAgagaatgatgatgatgtggaCATCAGCTGCCCATATAACCTGGGTGAAAtggcaaaagaaaagcagaaaatggaAAAGTTTTTTGAATCGCTGAGAGGTGTTTCCTGGAATCAAGGAGCCATCAAAATCTCAAAAGAGAAAGTACGATCTTTCTTTGCTGAGAGTCTGAATGGCATCACAAAGAGTCTCAGAGAAATCCTGAAGAAAGGTTTCACCATTAAGTACATTCTGTTATTGGGGGGCTACGCTCAAAGCCTGATTCTGCGTCAGCATATTACCAATCAGTTTGGTGATCAGTGTAAAGTTCTGTGTCCTTCTCATCCTCAAGAAGCAATCATGAAGGGAGCTGTGATGTTTGGAAGAAACCCAGCATTGGTGGCATCTCGAATAAGTGCCTTTACTTACGGGGTTTCTTTGTCTCATAGGTTTGATGCATCCAAGCATAGGCCAGACAAGAGATACACAAACAAAGAAGGCGAGTGGTGTGATGGTATTTTCTGTGTACTGGTGAAGGAAAATGAGGAAGTGGGCTGGGATAAAACCTGTGAGCACAGCTTCACTCCAGTAGAAAGAGATCAGACAGCAGTTATCTTTGCATTTTATCGCACAGAGAGAAATATCCAAGGTCTAATGTATGTGGATGAGTGGGGAGTAGAGAACATTGGTTCTATTATTCTTGAGTCACCTGACACAGCACGCGGCATGGATCGTGAAATCAAACTACAAATCAAGTTTGGTGCCACAGAAATGACGGCCACAGCCGTAGATGTAGATTCAGGTTCAACCGTTAAAACTGAGCTCAACTTCATGGCTAAATCAATGAGATCAATCAGAAACAACGTGTGGCAGAAATGA